The following coding sequences are from one Devosia neptuniae window:
- a CDS encoding phage portal protein codes for MGFFDRWAGRPIKLTDGAFWRGFFGLGTTSGETVNYDTALALDAVWACVNLIANSVKTLPCLVYGADGVTLAKGTDLYDLLHDMPNMDDTAPDFWSMAAICLCLDGNFFAEKKMIGDRLVALNPLHPLCVDVCRNSRNERYYEFTEDGKKRRISEKNMFHVRGAILPGCDRGLSPIGVVRNTLGNAMAAEKTAGKMFAGGMQAAGILSSDQILKPEQRKQLGEVLGQFAGSERAGKIAVLEAGLKYQQLTVNPQDAQMLETRQFSVEQICRIFGVPPVMIGHAANGTTTWGSGIEQLILQFTKTCLTPMLRSIEAAARRDLMTAAERKTTSVKFSLEGLLRGDSAARAEFLSKMVGAGIYTVDEARSYEDKAKIEGGNQSIVNGTMQPLAKVGEAKPANLNVTAPKPAAA; via the coding sequence ATGGGCTTTTTTGACCGATGGGCTGGAAGGCCCATCAAGCTCACCGATGGGGCGTTTTGGCGGGGCTTTTTTGGCCTCGGCACAACCAGCGGAGAGACGGTAAATTACGACACAGCACTGGCGCTTGATGCTGTTTGGGCCTGCGTAAACCTTATCGCCAACTCGGTTAAGACGCTCCCGTGCCTTGTGTACGGTGCGGACGGCGTAACTCTCGCCAAAGGCACCGATCTCTACGATCTGTTGCACGATATGCCCAATATGGACGACACGGCGCCAGATTTCTGGTCCATGGCGGCCATTTGCCTGTGCTTGGACGGAAATTTCTTCGCCGAAAAGAAGATGATTGGTGATCGCCTGGTCGCCCTGAACCCGCTGCACCCGCTTTGCGTCGACGTTTGCCGCAATTCTCGCAATGAACGCTATTACGAGTTCACCGAGGACGGCAAAAAGCGCCGTATTAGCGAAAAGAACATGTTCCACGTGCGTGGGGCTATTCTTCCTGGCTGCGACCGCGGCCTTTCACCAATCGGTGTGGTTCGCAACACGCTTGGCAATGCCATGGCGGCCGAAAAAACTGCCGGCAAGATGTTTGCTGGTGGTATGCAGGCGGCCGGCATCCTTTCCAGCGACCAAATCCTAAAGCCAGAGCAGCGCAAGCAGCTTGGTGAAGTTCTTGGGCAGTTTGCGGGCTCGGAGCGCGCCGGCAAGATTGCCGTGCTCGAGGCCGGGCTTAAGTACCAGCAACTGACGGTAAATCCGCAGGATGCGCAGATGCTGGAGACGCGCCAGTTCAGCGTCGAGCAGATTTGCCGCATTTTTGGCGTGCCGCCCGTCATGATCGGGCACGCTGCGAACGGAACCACCACCTGGGGCTCCGGTATCGAGCAGTTGATCCTGCAATTCACCAAAACCTGCCTCACTCCGATGCTGCGAAGCATCGAAGCCGCGGCACGTCGTGATTTGATGACGGCTGCTGAGCGCAAAACGACTTCGGTCAAGTTTTCGCTCGAAGGACTCCTTCGGGGCGATAGCGCCGCGCGCGCCGAGTTCCTGTCCAAGATGGTCGGGGCCGGCATTTACACCGTCGATGAGGCTCGTTCCTACGAGGACAAGGCCAAGATCGAAGGCGGCAACCAGTCCATCGTCAACGGCACCATGCAGCCACTGGCTAAGGTTGGTGAGGCCAAGCCTGCCAACCTCAATGTCACCGCGCCCAAGCCGGCAGCGGCATAG
- a CDS encoding head-tail connector protein, which yields MPLLELPLVKKHLRVSFDDEDAEIAIYLAAAESLVIETLDRPVLPADNALPEEGDDDYDETAIIVNSAIKAAILLVTGHLYENREASTDQKLEELPISVKHLIAPWRVWRKFEEDETDCKDRFIWS from the coding sequence ATGCCACTTCTTGAATTGCCGCTCGTTAAAAAGCATCTCCGCGTCTCGTTCGACGACGAAGACGCGGAGATCGCCATCTATCTGGCCGCCGCAGAATCCTTGGTCATTGAGACATTGGACAGGCCTGTTCTTCCTGCTGACAATGCTCTGCCCGAGGAGGGTGATGACGACTACGATGAGACGGCGATAATCGTGAACTCGGCGATCAAAGCGGCCATCCTTCTTGTGACTGGTCACCTTTACGAAAATCGCGAGGCATCGACCGATCAAAAGCTAGAGGAGCTTCCAATCTCAGTGAAGCACCTCATCGCGCCATGGCGCGTGTGGCGAAAGTTCGAGGAAGACGAGACGGACTGCAAAGACCGTTTCATCTGGAGCTAA
- a CDS encoding head-tail adaptor protein, giving the protein MMAQKTGAGPLREVLIAQSREEIDDGYGNLEGVWVGTQKHPAAVEVRRGGEAVIAGRLQGVATYIVTARYSAAAAAITPGWRFVDARSGAVYSIRTAIHRPRRDYIDFDVEIGVADG; this is encoded by the coding sequence ATGATGGCGCAAAAGACAGGAGCCGGACCCCTTAGGGAAGTTCTCATTGCCCAGTCTCGCGAAGAAATCGACGATGGCTATGGAAATTTGGAGGGCGTCTGGGTCGGAACGCAAAAGCACCCAGCCGCAGTAGAGGTTCGCAGGGGCGGTGAGGCCGTCATTGCTGGTAGGCTGCAGGGTGTTGCCACTTATATCGTGACAGCCCGATACAGTGCCGCCGCTGCAGCCATTACCCCCGGTTGGCGATTTGTCGACGCGCGCTCCGGCGCAGTGTACTCAATCCGCACCGCTATTCACCGCCCCCGTCGAGATTACATCGACTTTGACGTCGAGATTGGTGTGGCGGATGGCTAA
- a CDS encoding S49 family peptidase — translation MKYHHILSAFAAEPWALDREKLSAVTDFLLFKADGGVYTPEEVALRIGGGQKAQEAASPKGVALIPVYGVLSQRMTMMSDLSGGTSYHSLTRALHAALADDDVSAIVMEIDSPGGSVPGTMELAAEIRSLRGGSKPIVAHVNSMAASAAYWIASQADEIVVTPSGRAGSIGVYTVHEEISAALEKAGVKRTYIASTPEKVEGNETEPMPKDALEFVQARVNESYQLFVAEVAEGRGVSVETVLADFGKGRVFGAKELLKRGMADSIATLDQTLARFGAETTPAAVRKIKADNASKNGSAELLSAKLRSGEPITKREFEHGLKGLVGASNSEAERAARLYLKTDQGDPDETENAAALAAIDRVLAEAKAFPKTP, via the coding sequence ATGAAGTATCATCATATTCTCTCTGCCTTCGCGGCGGAGCCGTGGGCGCTCGACCGCGAAAAACTGTCCGCAGTGACCGACTTCCTGCTTTTTAAGGCGGATGGCGGGGTTTACACCCCCGAGGAAGTCGCTCTGCGCATCGGTGGCGGGCAGAAGGCACAGGAAGCGGCGTCGCCCAAGGGCGTGGCGCTAATCCCTGTGTACGGCGTGCTCTCGCAGCGCATGACCATGATGTCCGACCTTTCGGGTGGCACCTCTTATCATTCGCTCACCCGTGCGCTGCACGCTGCGCTGGCAGACGATGACGTCTCGGCCATTGTCATGGAAATCGACAGCCCAGGTGGTTCGGTTCCTGGCACGATGGAACTGGCGGCTGAAATTCGCTCCCTGCGTGGCGGCTCCAAGCCGATTGTCGCGCATGTGAACTCCATGGCGGCAAGTGCTGCCTACTGGATCGCCAGCCAGGCTGATGAGATCGTGGTTACGCCATCCGGGCGTGCCGGCTCAATCGGCGTGTACACGGTGCACGAGGAAATCTCGGCAGCACTGGAAAAGGCTGGTGTTAAGCGCACCTACATTGCCTCGACACCCGAGAAGGTGGAAGGCAACGAGACCGAGCCCATGCCCAAGGACGCCCTGGAATTTGTCCAGGCTCGCGTCAACGAATCCTATCAGTTGTTCGTGGCCGAAGTCGCGGAAGGCCGCGGCGTTTCCGTCGAGACAGTGCTTGCCGATTTCGGCAAGGGCAGGGTGTTCGGCGCCAAGGAACTCCTGAAGCGAGGCATGGCGGATAGCATCGCCACACTGGACCAGACGCTGGCCCGGTTCGGTGCTGAAACCACGCCTGCCGCAGTCCGCAAAATCAAGGCGGACAACGCATCCAAGAATGGATCGGCTGAACTCTTGAGCGCGAAACTACGCTCGGGCGAGCCGATCACGAAACGCGAGTTCGAACACGGCCTCAAGGGACTTGTGGGCGCATCGAACTCGGAGGCAGAGCGGGCCGCTCGGCTCTACCTCAAGACCGATCAGGGGGATCCTGACGAGACGGAAAACGCCGCTGCTTTGGCGGCCATCGACCGAGTGCTGGCTGAAGCAAAAGCCTTCCCCAAAACCCCCTAA
- a CDS encoding terminase large subunit, with product MTIKKTQPRRTSAAPSGDIIDPPYPTGPVDEYAEAVLSGQIVAGPHVRNSCRRHKQDRAEGHKRGLRFNLSLALKKISVFEDVLKLNGGQFEGKPFLLHTSQKFKVGSLFGWQKQTPEGDWLRRFRRYYGEEGKGNGKSPFAGGIGIIGMMLDGEERAEVYAAGKDKAQAMVLFRDAVAMVDQSPALASRVEKSGGNPVWNLRYRDSFFRPISREGASSGPRPYIALCDELHEHPNGDVIEMLERGFKFRRSPLLLMITNSGSDRNSICWAEHQHAVKVAAGTQTPDDDFTYVGEVWDGSDDTFSYVCALDKDDDPLTDPSCWIKANPLLGVILKYEYLEGVVAQAKDIPSKRNGILRLHFCVWTESDTAWIPRPLLEKVMADFDPYVEHAGKIINGAGLDLSGTKDLTSAAFCIETGVKRVKKADGTEADLPTYDLWAESWTPGDTMDERSKVDHVPYRLWSESFHKDADGNDIPGQPYLNAPEGGRVRFDHVAAHFARVDASHGIGELGYDKYSYDKFQEELDNYGLSFVTVAHPQGGKRRAKPSEAKVEAAKAADLPAPLGHWMPGSVAKLEELILEERVRIRRSPVTLTALMGVHIETDPLMGNQWFNKSKATVRIDPAVAAAMAVGVACDTPAAPQGSIDDFLSNPIMVI from the coding sequence GTGACGATCAAGAAGACCCAGCCGAGGCGCACTTCCGCGGCGCCTAGCGGCGACATCATTGATCCGCCGTACCCGACTGGGCCGGTGGATGAGTATGCAGAGGCCGTACTGTCGGGCCAGATCGTTGCGGGGCCGCACGTCCGTAATTCGTGCAGACGTCACAAGCAGGATCGCGCAGAGGGACACAAGCGCGGTTTGCGATTCAACCTGTCTCTGGCACTCAAGAAGATTTCGGTTTTCGAGGACGTGCTGAAGCTCAACGGTGGCCAGTTCGAAGGCAAGCCGTTCCTGCTGCACACCTCGCAAAAGTTCAAGGTCGGGTCGCTGTTCGGCTGGCAGAAGCAGACGCCCGAGGGTGACTGGCTGCGCCGGTTCCGCCGCTACTATGGCGAAGAGGGCAAAGGCAACGGCAAGAGTCCGTTTGCTGGTGGCATCGGCATCATTGGCATGATGCTGGATGGCGAGGAGCGCGCCGAAGTCTATGCCGCCGGCAAGGACAAGGCCCAAGCCATGGTCCTGTTCCGTGACGCCGTAGCCATGGTCGATCAGTCTCCCGCTCTGGCAAGCCGGGTGGAGAAGTCTGGCGGTAACCCAGTTTGGAACCTGCGCTACCGGGATTCGTTCTTTCGCCCGATTTCGCGCGAAGGCGCGTCGAGCGGGCCGCGACCGTACATTGCCCTCTGCGACGAGCTGCATGAACATCCCAATGGCGATGTGATCGAAATGCTCGAGCGCGGTTTCAAATTCCGACGCTCACCTTTGCTTTTGATGATCACGAACTCCGGTTCGGATCGAAACAGCATTTGCTGGGCTGAACACCAGCACGCCGTCAAAGTGGCGGCAGGTACGCAAACGCCGGACGATGACTTTACCTATGTTGGTGAAGTATGGGACGGCAGCGACGACACTTTTTCCTACGTGTGCGCCCTCGACAAAGACGACGACCCGCTCACTGACCCGTCGTGCTGGATCAAGGCAAACCCGCTGCTCGGCGTCATCCTCAAGTACGAATACCTTGAGGGCGTCGTCGCCCAGGCCAAGGACATCCCCTCGAAGCGCAACGGTATTCTGCGTCTGCACTTTTGCGTGTGGACCGAGTCCGACACAGCATGGATCCCGCGACCACTCCTTGAAAAGGTGATGGCCGACTTCGATCCGTACGTGGAGCACGCAGGCAAAATCATAAATGGTGCGGGTTTGGACCTTAGCGGGACTAAGGATCTGACTTCCGCGGCGTTCTGTATCGAGACCGGCGTCAAGCGGGTGAAGAAAGCGGATGGCACGGAAGCGGACCTGCCTACCTATGACCTATGGGCCGAAAGCTGGACGCCTGGCGACACCATGGACGAACGTTCCAAGGTCGACCACGTGCCATATCGACTGTGGTCGGAGTCCTTCCACAAAGACGCTGACGGAAACGACATTCCGGGCCAGCCGTACCTCAACGCGCCGGAAGGCGGCAGAGTGCGGTTTGACCACGTCGCTGCGCACTTCGCACGGGTCGACGCCAGCCACGGCATCGGCGAGCTCGGTTACGACAAGTACAGCTATGACAAGTTCCAGGAAGAACTCGACAACTATGGGCTGTCGTTTGTCACGGTTGCTCACCCGCAGGGCGGCAAGCGTCGCGCGAAGCCAAGCGAAGCTAAGGTCGAGGCGGCCAAGGCTGCTGACCTGCCCGCACCACTTGGCCACTGGATGCCTGGCTCGGTCGCCAAGCTCGAGGAGTTAATCCTGGAAGAGCGTGTGCGTATTCGTCGGTCCCCGGTGACACTTACCGCACTGATGGGCGTGCACATCGAAACCGACCCGCTCATGGGCAACCAGTGGTTCAACAAAAGCAAAGCCACGGTGCGCATCGATCCGGCAGTTGCCGCGGCGATGGCTGTGGGCGTGGCCTGTGACACCCCGGCGGCACCGCAGGGCAGCATCGACGACTTCCTTTCCAACCCCATAATGGTGATTTGA
- a CDS encoding HK97-gp10 family putative phage morphogenesis protein, producing the protein MAKIFGLSSLEKKLRAIPKATRVEIRGVLEKSATEMVALAKSLAPTDDGDLVASIRQEPGKHDLSVVVRAGGEATTRNGYDYSLAVEHGTANMPDQQFFWPAYRAVKKRAKSRATSAVRKAARTAAGV; encoded by the coding sequence ATGGCTAAGATATTCGGGCTGTCCTCCCTTGAAAAAAAGCTGCGCGCTATCCCTAAGGCAACGCGGGTGGAAATCCGCGGTGTATTGGAGAAGTCGGCCACTGAAATGGTGGCGCTAGCCAAGTCGCTTGCGCCTACAGACGACGGTGACCTGGTTGCTAGTATTCGGCAGGAGCCGGGCAAGCATGATTTGTCGGTGGTAGTCAGGGCGGGCGGCGAGGCAACCACACGCAACGGGTACGATTACTCGCTGGCGGTTGAGCATGGAACGGCGAACATGCCGGACCAGCAATTCTTCTGGCCAGCCTATCGCGCCGTCAAGAAGCGCGCCAAGAGCCGTGCCACCTCGGCAGTTCGTAAGGCGGCCCGCACCGCAGCAGGTGTTTGA
- a CDS encoding phage major capsid protein — MAEPTVDLATKIGELGASLSTIKETVQNLGADLTAKVQAGGTVTAELKEATDKALSELGDVTTRLGDLEKRAAREKEAVEDGYKSLGDMVIESAAYKAGNLTGASRGAIKVTADRAAITSANTTVGAGRSAGTSLIPGARVAGIFGLPERQLTIRDLLLPGQTSSNSVEYVKETGYTNAAAPVAETTAKPYSDLTFDMATAPVRTLAHLFKASRQILDDAPALKSYIDGRARYGLKFVEENQLLNGSGVGQNILGIVPQATAFAPAFTPAGETAIDRLRLAILQVILAEYPATAFVLNPIDWAKIELTKDAGENYIIGNPQGSLTPTLWNLPVVSTQAMAAGDFLTGAFSYAAQIFDRMEIEVLLSSENVDDFEKNMFTIRAEERLGLAVYRPEAFVTGDVNPA; from the coding sequence ATGGCTGAACCTACTGTTGACCTGGCCACCAAGATTGGTGAGCTGGGCGCATCGCTTTCGACTATCAAGGAAACCGTCCAGAACCTGGGCGCGGACCTGACCGCCAAGGTGCAGGCTGGTGGCACTGTGACCGCCGAACTCAAGGAAGCCACCGACAAGGCGCTTTCCGAACTCGGCGATGTCACCACCCGCCTGGGCGACCTCGAGAAGCGTGCAGCTCGCGAAAAGGAAGCCGTCGAAGACGGTTACAAGTCGCTCGGCGACATGGTCATTGAGTCTGCCGCCTACAAGGCTGGAAATCTGACTGGCGCATCGCGCGGCGCTATCAAGGTGACCGCTGATCGTGCTGCCATTACCTCGGCCAACACCACTGTTGGTGCGGGTCGCTCGGCTGGCACGTCGCTGATCCCCGGCGCACGCGTGGCTGGCATCTTTGGTCTTCCAGAGCGCCAGCTTACCATCCGTGATCTGCTGCTCCCTGGCCAGACCTCGTCCAACAGCGTCGAGTACGTCAAGGAAACGGGCTACACGAACGCCGCAGCTCCGGTTGCTGAAACGACTGCAAAGCCCTATTCTGACCTGACCTTCGATATGGCGACTGCACCGGTTCGTACGCTGGCTCACCTGTTCAAGGCCTCGCGCCAGATTCTCGACGACGCCCCGGCGCTGAAGAGCTATATCGACGGTCGCGCCCGCTACGGCCTGAAGTTCGTCGAAGAGAACCAGCTTCTTAACGGTTCGGGCGTGGGCCAGAACATCCTCGGCATCGTGCCGCAGGCCACTGCGTTCGCCCCAGCCTTCACGCCTGCAGGCGAAACCGCTATCGACCGGCTGCGCCTTGCTATTCTCCAGGTCATTCTGGCCGAGTATCCTGCGACTGCGTTCGTTCTAAACCCGATTGATTGGGCCAAAATCGAACTCACCAAGGACGCCGGTGAAAACTACATCATCGGCAATCCGCAGGGCAGCTTGACGCCGACCCTATGGAACCTGCCGGTCGTGTCGACCCAGGCCATGGCTGCAGGCGACTTCCTGACTGGAGCATTCTCGTACGCCGCGCAGATTTTCGACCGCATGGAAATCGAAGTTCTGCTCTCGAGCGAGAACGTCGACGACTTCGAGAAGAACATGTTCACCATCCGCGCGGAAGAGCGTCTTGGCCTGGCCGTGTACCGCCCCGAAGCTTTCGTCACCGGCGATGTCAATCCTGCTTAA
- a CDS encoding phage fiber-tail adaptor protein has product MSLSWDAKDPNEVLDYDLNWAARLSGDTIVTSTWLLADGALVIDSDEQSGTATKVWLSGGAEGVSYTLTNRVVTSGNRTMDESVRIKIKSR; this is encoded by the coding sequence ATGAGCCTATCCTGGGATGCAAAAGACCCGAACGAAGTGCTGGACTACGACCTTAACTGGGCGGCCAGGCTGAGTGGCGACACGATTGTCACCTCGACCTGGCTGCTGGCTGACGGCGCGCTCGTGATCGACAGCGATGAGCAGTCAGGCACCGCCACGAAAGTTTGGCTTTCCGGTGGTGCCGAGGGTGTCTCGTACACGCTTACCAATCGCGTGGTGACTTCCGGCAATCGCACCATGGACGAGTCCGTCCGGATCAAAATCAAATCTCGATAA